The Allorhodopirellula heiligendammensis genome includes a window with the following:
- a CDS encoding sigma-70 family RNA polymerase sigma factor → MEEREFESIDAHAGDSGVRQRLRQCDNAQLKKEFESLVAEHRAPLRAMVRARIEPRLRRRIDASDVVQEALLAAHRRLDQFLNQPAIPFAAWLRRMTLERLIDLRRRHYAARRSVLVEVGVSDGSAMTLAKTIGYQGNQDATDRRNESIDKVRTAVQRLSSADQQILLLRYVDRLSNVESADVLGVTSAAASKRHVRALLRLSEMLNGRS, encoded by the coding sequence GTGGAAGAGCGTGAATTCGAATCGATAGACGCACACGCGGGCGACTCGGGCGTGAGGCAGCGTTTGAGGCAGTGCGATAACGCACAACTCAAAAAAGAGTTCGAGTCGTTGGTGGCCGAGCACCGTGCACCACTGCGCGCGATGGTCCGTGCTCGCATCGAGCCGCGTTTGCGAAGGCGCATCGACGCTTCCGACGTGGTCCAAGAGGCATTGCTTGCTGCACACCGCCGCCTGGATCAGTTTCTCAATCAGCCCGCAATCCCGTTTGCCGCTTGGCTGCGCAGAATGACACTGGAGCGTCTTATCGATCTGCGCCGCAGACACTACGCCGCCCGACGCAGCGTCTTGGTCGAAGTCGGCGTGTCCGATGGGTCCGCCATGACGCTAGCAAAAACAATTGGCTACCAAGGCAATCAAGATGCAACCGATCGACGCAATGAGTCTATCGACAAGGTCCGCACGGCAGTGCAGCGGCTAAGCAGCGCCGATCAACAGATTCTACTCTTGCGTTACGTCGATCGACTCAGCAACGTGGAATCGGCCGATGTGCTTGGCGTCACGTCCGCGGCCGCCAGCAAGAGGCACGTGCGTGCCCTCCTGCGGCTGTCCGAAATGCTGAATGGTCGGAGCTGA
- a CDS encoding VWA domain-containing protein has protein sequence MIWKWTALVLCLLTFVEGGRPLGAADSAAENMKTATTSAQKRMIRILTGRSEPAKLKLISQLNAQRSQLNANLGAVIDATEQLLDEYAGSVSDDETLRGNGGEAGVPVSLRQLLQILGNCPHEEAHAVVVDALDHPDTYVSMIAMDTIGEMQHVVAIEDIVRQIRRPAFEEQYAFRFALVRALARLHCPLSIEWLQRLAEQIDGQLRHEIETRLADVDLRDFDGDRERYQGYLEQLEEGAKMAELGMPPRSMTPAQPASAVTRSGAGKLQLQDAPSESQGKLRLTNGEYYGIELNAGRMLFVIDRSGSMREPAYHETRLQSAKRELIRALDQLSPDAEFAIMLFDTEIQSWRNKLTPATQENKLHAIEFVKGIEIGDRTNTHGVLTESLRFDDQLEAVFVLTDGRPTAGVTISPQVIIHDIVGRNHMRHLKFNTIGIGVNPTTSEFLKTLATETGGEYRRVD, from the coding sequence ATGATTTGGAAATGGACGGCGCTGGTGCTGTGTCTGCTGACGTTTGTTGAGGGTGGGAGGCCGCTCGGCGCCGCTGATTCTGCCGCAGAGAATATGAAAACTGCGACCACGTCTGCTCAGAAGCGGATGATTCGAATTCTGACTGGACGTAGCGAACCTGCCAAGCTGAAGCTGATCTCACAACTAAACGCTCAACGCTCCCAACTCAATGCCAACCTCGGTGCGGTGATCGACGCTACCGAGCAGTTGCTTGACGAGTATGCTGGCAGCGTCTCCGATGACGAAACGCTCCGGGGGAATGGTGGTGAGGCAGGTGTCCCAGTAAGTCTTAGGCAGTTGCTCCAAATTCTAGGCAATTGTCCGCATGAAGAGGCTCATGCGGTCGTTGTCGACGCTCTTGATCATCCTGATACATACGTGTCGATGATCGCGATGGACACGATCGGCGAGATGCAGCACGTTGTTGCCATCGAAGATATTGTCAGGCAGATCAGGCGACCAGCGTTCGAAGAACAATATGCGTTCCGCTTTGCACTGGTGCGCGCACTTGCGAGACTGCACTGCCCCCTGAGCATCGAGTGGTTGCAGCGGCTCGCTGAGCAAATCGATGGGCAGCTTCGCCATGAAATAGAAACGCGTTTAGCAGACGTGGACTTGCGAGATTTTGATGGCGACCGCGAGCGATACCAAGGTTATCTCGAGCAACTTGAAGAGGGTGCCAAGATGGCCGAGCTGGGGATGCCACCGAGATCGATGACGCCCGCTCAGCCCGCCTCGGCGGTTACCCGCTCCGGGGCAGGAAAACTGCAATTGCAAGATGCTCCGTCGGAGTCGCAGGGGAAATTACGACTGACGAACGGCGAATATTATGGTATTGAACTGAACGCCGGTCGGATGCTCTTTGTCATCGACCGCTCTGGAAGCATGCGTGAGCCAGCCTACCACGAAACCCGTCTGCAGAGTGCAAAGCGGGAACTCATTCGTGCACTCGATCAACTCTCGCCGGACGCGGAATTCGCTATCATGCTGTTTGATACCGAAATCCAGTCATGGCGCAATAAACTGACGCCAGCAACCCAGGAGAATAAACTCCACGCCATCGAGTTTGTCAAAGGCATCGAGATCGGTGATCGCACCAACACGCACGGTGTCCTCACCGAATCGCTTCGCTTTGACGATCAACTTGAGGCTGTATTCGTGCTCACCGATGGACGCCCAACAGCCGGTGTCACGATCAGCCCCCAAGTGATCATTCACGACATTGTGGGCCGCAATCACATGCGTCATCTGAAGTTCAACACGATCGGTATCGGAGTGAATCCAACGACGAGCGAGTTTCTCAAAACACTCGCAACAGAAACTGGTGGCGAATACCGGCGGGTAGACTGA